Proteins from a genomic interval of Cydia amplana chromosome 8, ilCydAmpl1.1, whole genome shotgun sequence:
- the LOC134650547 gene encoding uncharacterized protein LOC134650547 — translation MEGDELGNELVRLDGGFLVDEETYVVNSDDVLDQEENNSDSCMGKHAPLREQDRFLPIANIAKIMKRAIPENGKIAKDARECVQECISEFISFVTSEASDRCQVEKRKTINGEDVLFAMNTLGFDNYVEPLKLYLKKYREIVLSPVTIQKINKTIVLYEDGIPDQAENDNETQTETTVIYTSYPKGMDEFTLG, via the exons ATGGAGGGCGACGAACTCGGTAATGAGCTTGTCCGATTAGATGGAGGCTTCTTGGTTGATGAGGAGACTTACGTTGTTAATTCAGACGATGTACTCG ATCAAGAAGAGAATAATTCTGACTCTTGCATGGGCAAACATGCACCACTTAGGGAGCAGGACAGATTTCTACCCATAGCCAACATTGCCAAGATTATGAAGAGGGCCATTCCGGAAAATGGAAAG ATAGCTAAAGATGCCCGGGAATGTGTTCAAGAATGCATCTCCGAGTTCATTTCATTTGTCACTAGTGAGGCCAGTGACCGGTGCCAGGTTGAGAAGAGGAAGACCATCAATGGAGAAGATGTCCTGTTTGCTATGAATACACTGGGCTTTGACAACTATGTGGAACCGTTGAAACTCTATTTGAAGAAATATAGAGAGATTGTACTGTCTCCT gTAACAATTCAGAAAATTAACAAAACAATAGTACTGTATGAAG ATGGAATACCGGACCAGGCCGAGAACGACAATGAAACACAGACTGAGACCACAGTGATATACACGTCATACCCTAAGGGAATGGACGAGTTCACACTtggatga